In the Rhinatrema bivittatum chromosome 6, aRhiBiv1.1, whole genome shotgun sequence genome, one interval contains:
- the LOC115094733 gene encoding zinc finger protein ZIC 4-like gives MPGVADQISSRTSYQDMFGMHQDPASDEEREGHTSFSSSQVQRAKAISRNINGQVALGLSGELMRRSDYGKVAEAKGDHFISSFLEGCKTMSIALNRGNEAFLTFTGQPIKQELICKWLDSKEHISGQSCSRTFSTMYELVNHITAEHVGGPEQTTHICSWEGCTREEKPFKAKYKLINHVRVHTGEKPFPCPFSGCEKVFARSENLKIHKRIHTGEKPFKCDFQGCNRRFANSSDRKKHTHVHCSHKPYICKVRGCEKSYTHPSSLRKHLKMHICTDADISPAHERFRSSQTAASAHKRTEGEQPARQADCLMESSRPAKSRHTDTGRARSSRAPRATGSSSPAPAAASEQEQGLFGGRERRTNPFHSLQPSSPVIPVPASQGLPEPYPLTLPTGLAWRHVTHYALYKLPRKVSSEDNEP, from the exons ATGCCCGGAGTTGCAGATCAGATATCTTCAAGAACATCTTACCAGGACATGTTTGGGATGCACCAAGACCCAGCCAGTGACGAAGAAAGGGAAGGTCACACTTCTTTCAGCTCATCACAAGTGCAGAGAGCAAAAGCCATTTCCCGAAATATTAATGGACAGGTAGCACTGGGGCTTTCAGGAGAGCTGATGAGAAGGTCTGACTACGGCAAAGTGGCTGAAGCCAAAGGGGACCACTTTATTTCTTCGTTCTTAGAAGGTTGCAAAACAATGAGCATTGCACTGAACAGAGGGAATGAAGCATTTCTCACTTTTACTGGACAGCCCATCAAACAAGAACTGATCTGCAAGTGGCTTGACAGCAAAGAGCACATTTCGGGGCAATCTTGCTCCAGAACATTCAGCACTATGTATGAGTTAGTTAACCATATCACCGCTGAGCACGTCGGGGGACCGGAGCAAACCACGCATATTTGTTCCTGGGAGGGCTGCACTAGAGAGGAGAAACCCTTTAAAGCCAAGTATAAACTGATAAACCACGTCAGAGTGCACACAGGGGAAAAACCATTTCCGTGCCCCTTCTCTGGTTGTGAAAAAGTGTTTGCAAGATCTGAAAATCTGAAGATACATAAAAGAATCCACACAG GAGAAAAACCATTCAAGTGTGACTTCCAAGGTTGTAATAGAAGGTTTGCCAACAGCAGTGACCGCAAGAAACACACCCACGTGCACTGCAGCCACAAACCCTACATTTGTAAAGTAAGAGGGTGCGAGAAATCGTACACACACCCCAGTTCTCTGCGAAAGCACCTGAAAATGCACATCTGCACAGATGCAGACATCAGCCCTGCACACGAGCGCTTCAGGTCCAGCCAGACAGCTGCCTCGGCTCACAAGAGAACAGAGGGCGAGCAACCTGCACGTCAGGCGGACTGCCTAATGGAGTCTTCTCGCCCTGCCAAGAGCCGCCATACCGACACCGGGAGGGCTCGGTCTTCACGGGCACCTCGGGCAACGGGAAGCTCCTCGCCCGCTCCTGCTGCTGCATCAGAGCAAGAGCAAGGTCTCTTTGgcgggagggagaggagaaccaATCCTTTCCACTCGCTTCAGCCCAGCTCGCCCGTAATTCCGGTGCCAGCTTCTCAAGGCTTGCCAGAGCCTTACCCTTTAACACTGCCCACTGGCCTGGCATGGCGCCATGTTACCCACTACGCCCTCTACAAGTTGCCCAGAAAAGTTTCTTCAGAGGACAATGAACCTTGA
- the ZIC3 gene encoding zinc finger protein ZIC 3 isoform X2 — MTMLLDGGAQFPSLGVGGFGAPRHHHHHHHHHPHDMGSREAGMGLNPFAEPSPGAAFKLSPAAHDLSSGQSSAFTPQSSGYANALGHHHHPHPSAAAAAAGQVSPYGGAAFNSTRDFLFRQRGSGIGEAASPGAQHGLFAGSAAGGLADGPGHLLFPGLHEQSPGHASPGGHVVGGQMHLGLRGDLFGRPDPYRAVASPRADPYAAQFHHNYNHMNVNMGMNVAAAHHHHHHHHGPGAFFRYMRQPIKQELSCKWLEGEAQPSRPKKSCERTFGSMHELVTHMTMEHVGGPEQNNHICYWEDCPRGGKSFKAKYKLVNHIRVHTGEKPFPCPFPGCGKIFARSENLKIHKRTHTGEKPFKCEFEGCDRRFANSSDRKKHMHVHTSDKPYICKVCDKSYTHPSSLRKHMKVICSDSSPAASSGYESSTPPTLASANREESSKTPPAAAGVLAVAAVQANSNSHNPGLLPPNFNEWYI, encoded by the exons ATGACGATGCTACTGGACGGAGGAGCGCAGTTCCCCAGCCTGGGAGTCGGGGGCTTCGGGGCTCcgcgccaccaccaccaccaccaccaccaccacccccacgaCATGGGCAGCCGGGAGGCGGGCATGGGGCTCAACCCCTTCGCGGAGCCCTCGCCCGGGGCCGCCTTCAAGCTCAGCCCGGCCGCCCACGACCTCTCCTCCGGCCAGAGCTCGGCGTTCACCCCGCAGTCTTCGGGCTACGCCAACGCGCTGgggcaccaccaccacccccacccctccgccgccgccgccgccgccggccaGGTGTCCCCGTACGGCGGCGCAGCCTTCAACTCCACGCGGGACTTCCTCTTCCGCCAGCGGGGCTCGGGCATCGGCGAGGCGGCTTCCCCCGGCGCCCAGCACGGGCTCTTCGCCGGCTCGGCCGCCGGCGGCCTGGCGGACGGCCCGGGCCACCTGCTCTTCCCGGGGCTGCACGAGCAGAGCCCCGGCCACGCGTCCCCCGGCGGGCACGTGGTGGGCGGCCAGATGCACCTGGGGCTGCGCGGCGACCTGTTCGGCCGGCCGGATCCCTACCGGGCCGTGGCCAGCCCCCGCGCCGACCCCTACGCCGCCCAGTTCCACCACAACTACAACCACATGAACGTGAACATGGGCATGAACGTGGCGGccgcccaccaccaccaccaccaccaccacggccCGGGGGCCTTCTTCAGGTACATGCGGCAGCCCATCAAGCAGGAGCTGTCGTGCaagtggctggagggggaggcGCAGCCGAGCCGCCCCAAGAAGAGCTGCGAGCGCACCTTCGGCAGCATGCACGAGCTGGTCACCCACATGACCATGGAGCACGTCGGGGGCCCCGAGCAGAACAACCACATCTGCTACTGGGAGGACTGCCCCCGGGGGGGCAAGTCCTTCAAGGCCAAATACAAGCTGGTGAACCACATCAGGGTGCACACGGGCGAGAAGCCCTTCCCCTGCCCCTTCCCGGGCTGTGGCAAGATTTTCGCCAGGTCCGAGAACCTGAAAATCCACAAGAGAACGCACACAG GTGAGAAGCCGTTTAAGTGTGAGTTTGAAGGCTGTGATAGACGCTTTGCTAATAGCAGTGACAGAAAGAAGCATATGCACGTTCACACTTCAGACAAGCCATATATCTGTAAAGTGTGTGACAAGTCGTACACGCACCCCAGCTCACTTAGGAAACACATGAAGGTAATTT GTTCCGACTCATCCCCTGCTGCTAGTTCAGGCTATGAATCTTCCACCCCACCCACTCTGGCTTCTGCAAACAGAGAGGAATCCAGCAAAACCCCTCCAGCAGCGGCAGGAGTGCTAGCAGTAGCAGCAGTTCAAGCCAACAGCAACAGTCACAACCCAGGACTGCTTCCGCCTAATTTTAACGAATGGTACATCTGA
- the ZIC3 gene encoding zinc finger protein ZIC 3 isoform X1, whose protein sequence is MTMLLDGGAQFPSLGVGGFGAPRHHHHHHHHHPHDMGSREAGMGLNPFAEPSPGAAFKLSPAAHDLSSGQSSAFTPQSSGYANALGHHHHPHPSAAAAAAGQVSPYGGAAFNSTRDFLFRQRGSGIGEAASPGAQHGLFAGSAAGGLADGPGHLLFPGLHEQSPGHASPGGHVVGGQMHLGLRGDLFGRPDPYRAVASPRADPYAAQFHHNYNHMNVNMGMNVAAAHHHHHHHHGPGAFFRYMRQPIKQELSCKWLEGEAQPSRPKKSCERTFGSMHELVTHMTMEHVGGPEQNNHICYWEDCPRGGKSFKAKYKLVNHIRVHTGEKPFPCPFPGCGKIFARSENLKIHKRTHTGEKPFKCEFEGCDRRFANSSDRKKHMHVHTSDKPYICKVCDKSYTHPSSLRKHMKVHECQGSDSSPAASSGYESSTPPTLASANREESSKTPPAAAGVLAVAAVQANSNSHNPGLLPPNFNEWYI, encoded by the exons ATGACGATGCTACTGGACGGAGGAGCGCAGTTCCCCAGCCTGGGAGTCGGGGGCTTCGGGGCTCcgcgccaccaccaccaccaccaccaccaccacccccacgaCATGGGCAGCCGGGAGGCGGGCATGGGGCTCAACCCCTTCGCGGAGCCCTCGCCCGGGGCCGCCTTCAAGCTCAGCCCGGCCGCCCACGACCTCTCCTCCGGCCAGAGCTCGGCGTTCACCCCGCAGTCTTCGGGCTACGCCAACGCGCTGgggcaccaccaccacccccacccctccgccgccgccgccgccgccggccaGGTGTCCCCGTACGGCGGCGCAGCCTTCAACTCCACGCGGGACTTCCTCTTCCGCCAGCGGGGCTCGGGCATCGGCGAGGCGGCTTCCCCCGGCGCCCAGCACGGGCTCTTCGCCGGCTCGGCCGCCGGCGGCCTGGCGGACGGCCCGGGCCACCTGCTCTTCCCGGGGCTGCACGAGCAGAGCCCCGGCCACGCGTCCCCCGGCGGGCACGTGGTGGGCGGCCAGATGCACCTGGGGCTGCGCGGCGACCTGTTCGGCCGGCCGGATCCCTACCGGGCCGTGGCCAGCCCCCGCGCCGACCCCTACGCCGCCCAGTTCCACCACAACTACAACCACATGAACGTGAACATGGGCATGAACGTGGCGGccgcccaccaccaccaccaccaccaccacggccCGGGGGCCTTCTTCAGGTACATGCGGCAGCCCATCAAGCAGGAGCTGTCGTGCaagtggctggagggggaggcGCAGCCGAGCCGCCCCAAGAAGAGCTGCGAGCGCACCTTCGGCAGCATGCACGAGCTGGTCACCCACATGACCATGGAGCACGTCGGGGGCCCCGAGCAGAACAACCACATCTGCTACTGGGAGGACTGCCCCCGGGGGGGCAAGTCCTTCAAGGCCAAATACAAGCTGGTGAACCACATCAGGGTGCACACGGGCGAGAAGCCCTTCCCCTGCCCCTTCCCGGGCTGTGGCAAGATTTTCGCCAGGTCCGAGAACCTGAAAATCCACAAGAGAACGCACACAG GTGAGAAGCCGTTTAAGTGTGAGTTTGAAGGCTGTGATAGACGCTTTGCTAATAGCAGTGACAGAAAGAAGCATATGCACGTTCACACTTCAGACAAGCCATATATCTGTAAAGTGTGTGACAAGTCGTACACGCACCCCAGCTCACTTAGGAAACACATGAAG GTTCACGAATGTCAAGGTTCCGACTCATCCCCTGCTGCTAGTTCAGGCTATGAATCTTCCACCCCACCCACTCTGGCTTCTGCAAACAGAGAGGAATCCAGCAAAACCCCTCCAGCAGCGGCAGGAGTGCTAGCAGTAGCAGCAGTTCAAGCCAACAGCAACAGTCACAACCCAGGACTGCTTCCGCCTAATTTTAACGAATGGTACATCTGA